A genomic segment from Janthinobacterium sp. 64 encodes:
- a CDS encoding MlaD family protein — translation MSQPPNPDQTDVTAPDAVLPAPPPVRHAELKAAILLVFMFVLVVGSVVYLMYARGAFEATQTLVLTADDSDGVGVGADLTFSGFPIGRVQRIELAPDGRARVIIDVPRKDAHWLRSSSIFTLERGIVGGAKLRAYSGILTDPPLPDDATRDLLVGDMAAEIPRLLAAAKDLLNNLGNLTGTDSALDGTLRNVQAVTGKLSGPGGAMGLLTGDDKQSRLLVERANALLVTADQLARRTDGLVANADTRVFGDKGVMTDAQATIVQLNALLADTRASLKKVDAVLVEAQAVGANAKAATADLGPLRADVESNLRKVEQLVNDINRKWPFKRNPEIKLP, via the coding sequence ATGAGCCAACCTCCAAATCCCGACCAGACCGACGTCACGGCGCCCGACGCCGTTTTGCCCGCCCCGCCGCCCGTGCGCCACGCCGAACTGAAGGCGGCCATCCTGCTCGTCTTCATGTTCGTGCTGGTGGTCGGCTCCGTCGTCTACCTGATGTATGCGCGCGGCGCCTTCGAAGCCACGCAAACGCTGGTGCTGACGGCCGACGATTCGGACGGCGTGGGCGTGGGCGCCGACCTGACCTTTTCCGGCTTTCCCATCGGCCGCGTGCAGCGCATCGAACTGGCGCCGGACGGACGCGCGCGCGTCATCATCGACGTGCCGCGCAAAGATGCGCACTGGCTGCGCAGCAGCTCCATCTTCACGCTGGAGCGGGGCATCGTCGGCGGCGCCAAGCTGCGCGCCTACAGCGGCATCCTGACGGACCCGCCGCTGCCCGACGACGCCACGCGCGACTTGCTGGTGGGCGACATGGCGGCGGAAATCCCGCGCCTGCTGGCCGCCGCGAAAGACTTGCTGAACAACCTGGGCAACCTGACGGGCACCGATTCCGCGCTCGACGGCACCCTGCGCAATGTGCAGGCGGTGACGGGCAAGCTGAGCGGCCCGGGCGGCGCCATGGGTCTGCTGACGGGCGACGACAAGCAGTCGCGCCTGCTGGTCGAGCGGGCCAACGCCCTGCTGGTCACGGCGGACCAGCTGGCGCGCCGCACGGATGGCCTGGTGGCCAATGCCGACACGCGCGTCTTCGGCGACAAGGGCGTGATGACGGATGCGCAGGCCACCATCGTGCAGCTGAACGCGCTGCTGGCCGACACGCGCGCCAGCCTGAAAAAAGTCGACGCCGTGCTGGTCGAAGCGCAAGCCGTGGGCGCCAACGCCAAAGCGGCCACAGCCGACCTGGGCCCGCTGCGCGCGGACGTGGAAAGCAATCTGCGCAAGGTCGAGCAGCTGGTCAATGACATCAACCGCAAATGGCCGTTCAAGCGCAATCCGGAGATCAAACTGCCATGA
- a CDS encoding ATP-binding protein: MQFEDFDFSTPEAGKHGEGPPADDTPAATAVRLQYLLDNTPSIIYCTVPSGDFKMTFVSNNALNVLGYQPEEMVADPNFWFDHIHPDDAPGIFSSLAQIFVEGARAYEYRFRVRDGSYLWMHDSLRLVRDEHGVPFEVIGSLTDITERKRMEAMLQARGEEQQLLISKLQEAHDQLLQSEKMASIGQLAAGIAHEINNPIGFVNSNMSSLQGYVGTLFGVIGQYEAAMRETPDGPALAARVAEVRAQADLAFLQDDMVDLVRESMDGLKRVRDIVQALKDFSHVGETDWQVASLHAGLDSTLNIVANELKYKARIEKHYGELPQILCLASQLNQVFMNLLVNAGQAISSDGVISIRTGHAGDWVWVEIGDTGAGIAPEHLNRIFEPFFTTKAVGSGTGLGLSLSYGIVNKHGGRIEVASEVGQGTRFTVHLPLQPPGAAKA; encoded by the coding sequence ATGCAGTTCGAGGATTTCGACTTTTCCACCCCCGAGGCCGGCAAGCACGGCGAGGGGCCGCCGGCCGATGACACACCGGCCGCCACGGCCGTACGCCTGCAATACCTGCTCGACAATACGCCCTCCATCATCTATTGCACCGTGCCCAGCGGCGACTTCAAGATGACCTTCGTCAGCAACAATGCCTTGAACGTGCTGGGCTACCAGCCCGAGGAGATGGTGGCCGACCCCAACTTCTGGTTCGACCACATCCACCCCGACGATGCGCCCGGCATCTTTTCCAGCCTGGCGCAGATCTTCGTCGAAGGCGCGCGCGCCTATGAATACCGCTTCCGCGTGCGCGACGGCAGCTATCTGTGGATGCACGACAGCCTGCGCCTGGTGCGCGACGAGCATGGCGTGCCGTTCGAGGTGATCGGCTCGCTGACGGACATCACGGAACGCAAGCGCATGGAAGCGATGCTGCAGGCGCGCGGCGAAGAACAGCAACTACTGATCAGCAAGTTGCAGGAAGCGCACGACCAGCTGCTGCAATCGGAAAAAATGGCTTCCATCGGCCAGCTGGCGGCCGGCATCGCGCATGAAATCAACAACCCGATCGGCTTCGTCAATTCCAACATGAGTTCGCTGCAAGGCTACGTCGGCACCCTGTTCGGCGTCATCGGGCAATATGAAGCGGCGATGCGCGAGACGCCCGACGGCCCTGCCCTGGCCGCACGCGTGGCCGAGGTACGCGCGCAGGCCGACCTGGCCTTCCTGCAGGACGACATGGTGGACCTGGTGCGCGAATCGATGGATGGCTTGAAGCGCGTGCGCGACATCGTGCAGGCGCTGAAGGACTTTTCCCACGTGGGCGAGACGGACTGGCAAGTGGCCAGCCTGCACGCGGGCCTGGACAGCACCTTGAATATCGTCGCCAACGAATTGAAATACAAGGCGCGCATCGAGAAACACTATGGCGAACTGCCGCAGATACTGTGCCTGGCCTCGCAGCTGAACCAGGTCTTCATGAACCTGCTCGTCAACGCGGGCCAGGCCATCAGCAGCGACGGCGTGATCAGCATCCGCACGGGCCACGCGGGCGACTGGGTGTGGGTGGAAATCGGCGACACGGGCGCCGGCATCGCACCCGAGCACCTGAACCGCATCTTCGAGCCATTCTTCACCACCAAGGCCGTGGGCAGCGGCACGGGCCTGGGACTGTCGCTGTCATATGGCATCGTCAACAAGCATGGCGGGCGCATCGAGGTGGCGTCCGAAGTGGGCCAGGGCACGCGCTTTACCGTGCACCTGCCGCTGCAGCCGCCTGGCGCCGCGAAGGCCTAG
- a CDS encoding HD domain-containing phosphohydrolase, producing the protein MSISTSTSTSTSASTAAAPPTILCVDDEPNILSSLRRLFRPHGYRVLTADGGAAGLALLESETVDLVISDMRMPYMDGAQFLAQVRQRWPGTIRLLLTGYADIQSILDAINQGEIYRYVTKPWDENDIVLVVRHALERRALEQEKLRLEALTASQNVQLQALNASLEAKVATRTQQLKQSHDEVQAANERLKATFVTTIKVFSNLIEMRGGKLAGHARRVAELSRKLAQALGLEGQEARDVFIAALLKDIGKLSLSDDVLELPASAWTGEQLAAFRKHPLRAEQLLMALDELRAVSVILRSQLERFDGGGFPDGLVGLAIPMGARILALASDYDGLQIGAMVQRSLRADEARTLIYDSVGKRYDPAVVAAFRSIMEETEPPARDLTVLSGQLEPGMTLSRDLISRDGLMLLAAEHVLTARVISQLLDFEGKNGGRLSIRVYAPPKDA; encoded by the coding sequence ATGAGCATCAGTACCAGCACCAGTACAAGCACCAGCGCCAGCACCGCGGCCGCGCCGCCGACCATCCTGTGCGTCGATGACGAACCGAATATCCTCTCGTCGCTGCGGCGCTTGTTCCGCCCGCACGGCTACCGCGTGCTGACGGCCGACGGCGGCGCGGCCGGCCTGGCCCTGCTCGAGAGCGAGACGGTGGACCTGGTCATTTCCGACATGCGCATGCCGTACATGGATGGCGCGCAATTCCTGGCCCAGGTGCGCCAGCGCTGGCCCGGCACCATCCGCTTGCTGCTGACGGGCTATGCCGACATCCAGTCCATCCTCGACGCCATCAACCAGGGCGAAATCTACCGCTACGTGACCAAGCCGTGGGACGAAAACGATATCGTGCTGGTGGTGCGCCACGCGCTGGAACGGCGCGCGCTGGAGCAGGAAAAACTGCGCCTCGAAGCGCTGACGGCCAGCCAGAACGTGCAGCTGCAGGCGCTCAACGCCAGCCTGGAAGCGAAGGTGGCCACGCGCACGCAGCAGCTGAAACAGTCGCACGACGAGGTGCAGGCGGCCAATGAACGCCTGAAAGCCACGTTCGTGACGACCATCAAGGTGTTTTCCAACCTGATCGAGATGCGCGGCGGCAAGCTGGCCGGCCATGCGCGGCGGGTGGCCGAGCTGTCGCGCAAGCTGGCGCAGGCGCTGGGCCTGGAAGGGCAGGAGGCGCGCGACGTGTTCATCGCGGCCCTGCTCAAGGATATCGGCAAGCTCAGCTTGAGTGACGATGTGCTGGAACTGCCGGCCAGCGCCTGGACGGGCGAGCAGCTGGCCGCGTTCCGCAAGCATCCGCTGCGCGCCGAACAATTATTGATGGCGCTCGACGAGCTGCGCGCCGTCTCCGTCATCCTGCGCTCGCAGCTGGAGCGCTTCGACGGCGGCGGCTTTCCCGATGGCCTGGTGGGCCTGGCCATTCCCATGGGCGCGCGCATCCTGGCGCTGGCGTCCGACTACGACGGCTTGCAGATCGGCGCCATGGTGCAGCGCAGCCTGCGCGCCGACGAAGCGCGCACCCTGATCTACGACAGCGTCGGCAAGCGCTACGACCCGGCCGTGGTGGCCGCTTTCCGCAGCATCATGGAAGAGACGGAGCCGCCGGCGCGCGACCTGACCGTGCTGTCAGGCCAGCTGGAGCCGGGCATGACGCTGTCGCGCGACCTGATCAGCCGCGACGGCCTGATGCTGCTGGCGGCCGAACACGTGCTGACGGCCCGCGTGATTTCCCAGCTGCTCGATTTCGAAGGCAAGAATGGCGGGCGCCTGAGCATCCGCGTGTACGCGCCGCCGAAAGACGCCTAG